The segment CACCGGCCGGGCGGGCAACAAGGGCGAGGCGATTTCGCTGGTGTGCGCCGATGAGGTGAACCTGCTGGCCGCAATCGAGACGCTGATTCGCCAGCAGCTGCCGCGCCACGAAGAGCCGGACTTCATCCCCGACCACCGGGTGCCGCAGATCGATGCCAGCGGGCAGGTGGTGAAAAAGCCGAAGAAGCCGAAAAAACCTAAAGAGAACAGCGCCAAGCGCGGCCTGGGGCGCTGGATGGACAGCGCCGACTCGGGCCCGGCAACGCCTGCGGTCAAGGCCGTGCGCAAGGTGCCGAGCTTTGGCGGCAAGCCGGCCAAGCGCAAGCCTTGAGGGCCTCATCGCCGGCAAGCCGGCTCCTACAGGTCACGGGTCAATGCTGACAATCGCGTACCCCCTGTAGGAGCCGGCTTGCCGGCGATTGGGCTGCAAAGCAGCCCCGGCATTCGTTCAGGCTTTACCCGCCAACCAATCCGCCGCCGCCAGCCCTGCCTTCAACCCGCTGGCAAAACACGCCGTCAGCAGATACCCCCCGGTCGGCGCCTCCCAGTCGAGCATCTCGCCGGCACAGAACACCCCCGGCAGCCCGCGCACCATCAACCCCTGGTCCAGCCCCTCGAAGCGCACGCCACCGGCGCTGCTGATCGCCTCGTCCAGCGGCCGGGTGCGTACCAGCTCGATCGGCAAGGCCTTGATCGCCGCTGCCAGGCGTGCAGGCTCGGCGAAGGTGGCCGGGTCGGTCAGCTCGCGCAGCAGCGCCGCCTTCACCCCATCCAGGCCCAACTGGCTGTGCAGGTGCTTGGCCATCGACCGCGAACCGCGGGGCTTGGCCAGGGCCTGGGCAATCTTGTCCACAGGCTTGTCGGGCAACAGGTCGAGCAACAACGTGGCGTGGCCGTCGCGGTTGATCGCGTCACGCAGCGCTGCCGACCAGGCGTAAACCAGACTACCCTCGACCCCTTGCGCTGTGAGAATGAACTCACCCTTGCGCATGGCCGCGCCAGGCACGGCCAGGGCGATGTTCTTGAGCGGCGCGCCGGCGAACTTGTCGGTGAGCACCGCGCTCCAGCCCTGCACTTCGAAACCGCAGTTGCTCGCCAGCAATGGTGAGATATCCACACCCCGCTGGTTCAACAACGGCACCCAGGCGCCGTCCGAGCCCAGGCGCGCCCAACTGCCGCCGCCCAGGGCCAGCACCACGGCATCGGCCTGCACGCTCAGTTCGCCCTGTGGATAACTGATCTGCAAGCTGCCATCGGCGTTCCAGCCCAGCCAGCGGTGGCGGGTGTGGATAACTACCCCGCTGTCGCGCAGGCGCTTGAGCCAGGCGCGCAGCAGTGGCGCGGCCTTCATGTCGCGGGGGAATACCCGGCCCGAGGTGCCGACGAAGGTTTCGATGCCCAGGCCGTGAATCCACTGGCGCAGGGCGTCGGCATCAAAGCCCTGCAACAACGCCTCGACCTCGCCCTGGCGTGCGCCATAGCGGCTGACGAACGCCGGGTAGGGCTCGGAGTGGGTGATGTTCATGCCGCCGACCCCGGCCAGCAGGAACTTGCGGCCCACCGACGGCATGGCGTCGAACACCTGCACGGCCACGCCGCGCCGGGCCAGGGCCTCGGCGGCCATCAGGCCGGCAGGGCCACCACCGATGACGGCGACGAGGGGGCGGGCGGTGCTGTGGGATTCGGACATGGCGGGCGACGGGCTGTGGAAAAGGTCGCGCATTCTACCCCAGGGGGCTGTGCACAACCACTGGTCAAAAAATGATCATGTTTCTGCAGCCCAGGCAGGCAAAGGGCTGGCGCGGCTTTCCCGCAGGTTATCCACAGGCGGTTCCACAGTCATTGTGAACAACCGATGACACGCGCCGCGCTGTGGTGAAGGATGCCGTGGCGCCGGGCCAGGGCTTGCCGGTCCTTGCTGTAGCCGCCGCCGATCACCCCCACCACCGGGATGTCCCGGCCCAGGCACTGGCGCATCACCCGTTCATCGCGCTCTGCCAGGCCTTGGTCGGTCAGGTTCAGATAGCCTAGGGCGTCGTCCTTGTGCACATCCACGCCGGCGTCGTACAGCACCAGGTCTGGCTGGTACAGCGGCAGCAGGTAGTTGAGGGCATCGTCCACCACTTTCAGGTAGGCGCTGTCGTTCATGCCGCGCGGCAGGGGGATGTCCCAGTCGCTCTGGGCCTTGCGCGCAGGGAAGTTCTGCTCGCAGTGCAGCGATACGGTGATGGCCTCGGGGGTGTCGTGGAGGATGCGCGCGGTGCCGTCGCCCTGGTGCACGTCGCAGTCGAAAATCAGCACCCGGTGCACGCGGCCAGCCTCCAGCAGGTAGCGGCTGATGACCGCCAGGTCGTTGAAGATGCAAAAGCCCGCCGGGTGGTCGTAGTGGGCGTGGTGGGTGCCGCCGGCCAGGTGGCAGGCGATGCCGTGCTGCAGGGCCATTTCGGCGCAGAGCAGCGAGCCGCCCACCGCGCGCACGGTGCGCCGGGCCAGGGCCTCGCTCCACGGCAGGCCAAGGCGGCGCTGGTCTTCGCGGGACAGGTCGCCGTTCATGTAGCGCTCGATGTAGCTGCGCTCGTGGGCCAGGGCGAGGATGTCGTTGGGGCAGATTTCCGGGCGCAGCAAGGCGGCATCGGTGGTCAGGCCGCTTTGCACCAGGTGGTCGCGCAGCAGGCGGAACTTGTCCATCGGGAAGCGGTGGTCGGCGGGGAATTCGGGGCTGTAGTCGTCGTGGTAGATCAGCGGCAGGGGCATGGGGCGGTGTCGTGGTGGGGGCCTGGGCTGATCTTGCCAGTTTTTGTGCATGCTCTGCGGATTACCTGGGGCACAAGTGCCCAAACCTGTGGGAGCAATTGTCTTGCTCAACTTCTAAAAGCTGGTGCGATCCCTGTGGGAAGCGGCCTTGCCGGGGCGCCGTCCGGTCGAGATGGGGCGCGTAGCGGCCCCGACAATTTTGCATGATGCCAAAATCCTGGGGCCGCTTCGCGCCCCATCTCGACCGGACGGCGCCCCGGCAAGGCCGCTTCCCACAGTGGTCCGCTAGGAACCTGTTACCTGCCGGTCGACGCCAATACCCGCTGCCACTCCGGCTCGTTCATGCGCCCAAGGATGCGCGCCTTGCCGTTGCCGTCCACCGACACGAACAACGCACTGGCGTAGCCGCTCTCGCGCTCACCACCCGGCACATGCTGCTGGCGCTGGAAATGGTCGATGCAGCCGTTGTGGGTCACCAGCACCAGGTTGTGCCCGGGGCGCTTGCGCGCCAGGGCTTCGCCGGCGAACTGCTTGTCGCAGGTTTCCAGCCAGTCGGCGGTGGCCACTTCCTGGCCGAGCAGGTAGTGCGCGGTCTGGCGGGTGCGCAGTTTCGGGCTTACCAGCATGTCCGCCTCGGCCAGGCCCAGCCGTTGCAAGCCCTGGCCAACCCGGGTGGCGGCCTCGCTGCCGGCCACGGTGATGCCGGTGCTGTCGTTCAGGCAGGGCCCGGGGGCGCTGTCGCAGCGTTCGGCGTGGCGGATCATCACCAGCACCGCACCGTCCTGCCAGGCCTGCAGCAGGCCGCTGTTACTCAACTGTTGCTCGTTGCCAAGGTCCACGATGTGAGTCCTCGTCGCTAGCCAGGCGGCCAGCGCGGTCAGTACCACGAGTACGCCGATGGCGCTGCCCGTCGCCAGACGCGCAAGCGGGCGGCGCAGGCGGGCCTGGCTGGCCGGGTTGTCCAGGGTATTGGAAAGCATCTGTCACTCCGATGGCATTGCGGCGTCGACGTGTGGCCGCTGTATTTGCCGGCATTCTCGGCAGTGGCCTGTCCGCACCCGGTGAAGCCGATGTGAAAAAAACATCGCTAGCCGGCACAGGGGTGAAACTTCGTTCATCGGCCTACGCTGTAGACTGGCAAGCCGCCATTTCGGAGCCGCCCGATGACCCCCATCCCCGCACTGGAGAGCGCCCGCCTGGTGCTGCGCCAATGGCACGACGACGACCTGCGCGAGTTCGCCGCGATGTGCGCCGACCCTCAGGTGATGCGTTACTTCCCCGCGCCCATGACGCGTCTGGAAACCGCAGCGCTGATGGGCCGCATCCGTGGCCATTTCAACGAGTACGGCTATGGCCTGTGGGCGCTGGAGCGCAAGGACAGCGGCGCGTTCATCGGCATGACGGGTCTGCTCAACGTCAACTTCGACGCGCCGTTCGGCCCGGCGGTGGAGATCGGCTGGCGCCTGGCCCGGCGCCACTGGGGGCTGGGCTTTGCCAGCGAGGCGGCCTGGACCTGCCTGCGCTGCGCCTTCGCCCAGCTGCGCCTGGAGGAGGTGGTGTCGTTCACCACCGAGAGCAACCTGCCGTCGCAGAAGGTGATGCAGGCCATCGGCATGGTCCAGGACCTCGACGGCAGCTTCGAGCACCCGCGCCTGCCCGAGGGTGACCCGCTGCGCCCCCATGTGCTGTACCGCATCGACCGTGCACGTTGGGAAAGCACCCTGCGAGGCTGACCGGTTTGCCCCTCGACGGCAGCGCTGACAAACCCTGTATCATCTGCAGCCATAACAGCGCCGTATTGCCTTGCCAGGAGAACCTTTCATGAGCCATGTGCTGGACGACCTTGTCGACCTGTTGAGCCTCGAATCCATCGAAGAGAACCTGTTCCGCGGCCGCAGCCAGGACCTGGGTTTCCGCCAGCTGTACGGCGGCCAGGTGCTTGGCCAGTCGTTGTCGGCGGCCAGCCAGACGGTCGAGGACGCGCGCCACGTGCATTCGCTGCACGGCTACTTCCTGCGCCCGGGCGATGCCAGCATGCCGGTGGTGTACTCGGTGGACCGCGTGCGTGATGGCGGCAGCTTCAGCACCCGGCGGGTGACGGCGATCCAGAAGGGCCAGCCGATCTTCACCTGCAGTGCGTCGTTCCAGTACGACGAAGAGGGCTTCGCGCACCAGGCGCAGATGCCCGATGTGGTCGGCCCGGAAAACCTGCCCAGCGAGGTGGAGTTGGCGCGCAACATGGCCGAGCGCCTGCCCGAGCGCATCCGCGACAAGGTGCTGTGCGCCAAGCCCATCGAGATCCGCCCGGTGACCGAACGCGACCCGTTCGACCCCAAGCCGGGCGACCCGGTGAAGTACGCCTGGTTCCGCGCCGACGGCAGCCTTCCGGACATCCCCGCGCTGCACAAGTACCTGCTGGCCTACGCCTCGGACTTCGGCCTGTTGACCACCTCGCTGCTGCCCCATGGCAAGTCGGTGTGGCAGAAGGATATGCAGATCGCCAGCCTTGACCATTCGCTGTGGTTCCACCAGAACCTGCGTGCCGACGAGTGGCTGCTGTACGCCACCGACAGCCCCTGGGCCGGCAATGCCCGTGGCTTCTGCCGTGGCAACATCTACAACCGCGCCGGCCAACTGGTGGCCTCGTCCACCCAGGAAGGCCTGATTCGCCACCGCAAGGACTGGGCATGAACCTGGCCGCGATTCGCCATTGGGTGTTCGACATGGACGGCACCCTGACCGTGGCGGTGCACGACTTTGCCGCCATTCGTGAAGCCCTCGAGATCCCGGCCGAACACGACATTCTCACCCACCTGGCTGCACTGCCGGCACAGGAGGCTGCGGCCAAACATGCCTGGCTGCTGGAGCACGAGCGTGACCTGGCAATTGCCTCGAAGGCGGCCGAAGGGGCGGTGGAGCTGGTGCGCGAGCTGGCTGCGCGGGGGTGCCGCCTGGCAATCCTCACCCGCAATGCCCGGGAGCTTGCGCATGTCACCCTCGAGGCGATCGGCTTGGCGGATTGCTTCCCGGTCGAGCACATTCTCGGTCGCGACGAGGCAGCGCCCAAGCCGAACCCGGATGGCCTGCTACAGATCGCCCAGGCCTGGGGTGTTGCGCCGGCTGAGCTGGTGATGGTCGGCGACTACCGCTTCGACCTCGACTGCGGCCGTGCCGCCGGCACCCGCACGGTGCTGGTGAACCTGCCGGACAACCCCTGGCCGGCGCTGGCTGACTGGCATGCGGCGGACTGCCGGGCGTTGAAGAAGCTTCTGGGCTGATCTGCGTTCCCTGTAGGAGCCGGCTTGCCGGCGATGAGGCCAGCAGCCCAGGCACAAATCGCTGCTTGCCAGGCCCGGCCCTATCGCCGGCAAGCCGGCTCCTACAGGGGGGCAGGTTGCCGGATAGCGTTCGCCCGGCAACGATGGCACCGGCGTTGCCGGCTCCTGGCGCACTAGATGAAACCTTGTAATGGTTTGTGCCTGGCGTGTGACATTTGCGCACACCGGCAGGGTGGGACGGCTGACAGAATGCCGCGGTTCAAATGCGACCGATTCTCTTCCAGAGGATGCCCCCATGCGCTTCATCCCCCCTTCCTGGCGGCGCCTGCTGCCTGTTGTGCTGACCCTCACCGCCTGGCTGGGCCTGGCGCCTTCGGCCAGTGCCGTGCAAGTAACCGACGTGCTTGGCCGCACGGTCGAGATGGCCCATGCCCCGCAGCGCATCGTGCTCGGCGAAGGCCGCTTGTTCTTCGCCCTGGCCCTGCTGGACCGCGACAACCCGTTCCAGCGGGTGGTCGGCTGGCAGAACGACATGCGCCTGCTCGACCCGCACACCTATGACGTCTACGCCAAGCTGTACCCGCAGGTGGCCAAGCTGCCGCTGATCGGCCAGGCCTCCGAGCAGAGCGTCAGCGCCGAGCAGATTCTGGCGCTGAAACCGGACCTGGCGATCTTCAGCATCGCCGGCGAAGGCCCGACCCAGCACAGCCCGGTGGCTGACCTTTTGGCCAAGGCCGGGGTGCCGGTGCTGTTCATCGATTTCCGCGTGCACCCGATCGACAACACCCGGGTGAGCATGCAGGCGCTGGGCAAGCTGCTGGGCCGCGAGCAACAGGCGCAGGAGTACCTGAGCCTGTACGACCAGCACCTCAAGCGCGTCACCGACCAGGTGGCCGGGCTGCCCGACAGCCAGCGGCCGAAGGTCTTCCTCGAGCTGCTGGCCGGCGTGTGGCAGGCCCCGGGGCATACCACCGGCAAGAGCGGCCTGGGCAGCGTGGTCGAGGCCGTGGGCGGGCACAACATCGGCGCCGATGTGGTGCCGGGCGCGCTGGGCGATGTGAGCGTGGAGTACGTGCTGCAGGCAGACCCGGACGTGTACATCGCCACCGGCAACCGCGCCCCAGGCGTGTTGCTGGGCGCGGGTGTGTCGCAGGACACCGCCCGGCAAAGCCTGGCGAAGATCACCGCGCGCCCCGAGTTCGCACCGCTGCGGCCGATCCAGGCCGGCCAGGCCCATGGCCTGTGGCATGACTTCTACAACTCGCCGTTCAACATCCTGGCCATCGAGGCCATGGCCCGCTGGGTGCACCCGGAACGCTTCAAGGACCTCGACCCCAAGGCGACCATGGCTGAAATCAACCAACTGCTGAAAGTCGGCCTGGATGGCCAGTACTGGGTTACCGCCAAGTGACCGCAATGGCCCGGGAAGGCGTTGCCCTGGCGGCCTGGCGCTACCGCCGGCTGCTGTGGCGGCGGGCGCTGTTGGTGGCGGTGCTGGCGGCGCTGTTGCTGCTGTCGGTGCTTGGCGACCTGGCCAGTGGCGCCTCGGGCATGGGCTTGGGGCAGTTGCTGCACGGGGTGTTCGACCCGGCCACGCTCAGCGCCACCGATCGGGTGATCATCTGGAACGTGCGCCTGCCGTACGCGCTGATGGCGGTGCTGGTGGGCGCGGCGCTGGCGCTGGCCGGTGCCGAGATGCAGGCGATCCTCGACAACCCGCTGGCCAGCCCCTTCACCCTGGGGGTGTCGTCGTCGGCAGCGCTGGGCGCCTCGCTGGCCATCGCCTACCCGGTGAGCGTGGCGTGGCTGGCACCCAGCGTGCAGGTGACGCTGATGGCGTTCGCCTTCGCCTGCCTGTCGGTGGTGCTGTTGCAGGCCATGGCGCGCTTGCGCGGCGCCGGGGTGCAAAGCCTGGTGCTGTTCGGCATCGCCCTGGTGTTCAGTTGCAACGCGGTGGTGTCGCTGCTGCAACTGCTGGCCACCGAGGACGTGCTGCAGCAGTTGGTGTTCTGGACCCTGGGCAGCCTGGCCCGGGCCGACTGGAACAAGCTGACGCTGCTGGCCGGGGTGCTTGCTGTAGTGGTGCCGTTCTCGTTGCGTGCAGCGCCGGCCATGACCTTGTTGCGCATGGGCGAGGAGCGTGCGCGCAGCTTTGGCGTGGACACCCGGCGCCTGCGCCTGGCTTCGCTGCTGCGTATCAGCCTGCTGTCGGCCACGGCGGTGGCCTTTGTCGGCACCATCGGTTTCGTCGGCCTGGTGGGGCCGCATATTGCCCGCCTGCTGGTGGGTGAGGACCAGCGCTTTCTGCTGCCGGCCAGTGCCCTGGTCGGTGCGTTGCTGCTGTCGCTGTCGTCGATTGCCAGCAAGCTGATCCTGCCCGGGGTGATCGTGCCGGTGGGCATCGTCACTGCGTTGGTGGGGGTGCCGGTGTTCGTGGCGTTGGTGTTCCGCCGGGGGAGAAACCTGTGAGTTTGCTGATCGATCAACTGTCGGTGGCCTATGGCACGCGGCAGATTCTGCACGGGGTGAGTTTGCCGGCGCTGCCGGCCGGCAGCCTGGTGGCGCTGGTGGGGCCCAATGGCGCCGGCAAGTCGACCCTGTTGCGGGCGCTGGCGGGGCTGGAGCGCATGAAGGGCTCGCTGAGCCTGGACGGTGAGGACGTCACCAGGCTGGGCTTTGCCGAGCGTTCCCGGCGCCTGGCCTACATGCCCCAGCAACTGCCGCCGGGCATTGCGCTCGGGGTGCTGGAGAGCATCCTCGCCGGGCTGCGGGTGGCGGGTGTCGAGAAACCCCTGGAGGTGGCCTTCGAGGCGCTGCGCCGGTTGGGCATCGAGTACCTGGCCGAGTACCCGCTGGGCAGCCTGTCGGGCGGCCAGCGGCAGTTGGTGGCCTTGGCCCAGTTGCTGGCGCGCAACCCGCGGGTGCTGCTGCTGGACGAGCCCACCAGCGCGCTGGATCTGCATTACCAGCTGCGGGTGATGGATGCGGTGCGCGAGCGGGTGCAGGCCCACCGCTTGCTGGCGGTGGCGGTGCTGCACGACATCAACCTGGCGGCCAGCCATGCCGACTGGCTGGTGGTGCTGAGCGAGGGCAGGGTGGTGGCCAGCGGCGCGCCGGAGCAGGTGCTGGAGCCTGAGTTGCTGGCCAAGGTGTATGGCGTGGCTGCGCGGGTGGAACGCTGCTCGCGGGGGCGGTTGCAGGTGTTGGTGGATAGCGCGTTGGCCTGAAGCCCAGTCACGCCCCCCTTTGTAGGAGCGGCCTTGTGCCGCGAAAGGGCCGCATGGCGGCCCCGGCGATTTTGCAGGATGCGCAAATCCTGGGGCCGCTGCGCAGCCCTTTCGCGACACAAGGCCGCTCCTACAGAGGGGGCGTGTTGGCGGCGGTCGTTCAATCCGGCACCAGCCGGTCGCGGCTGTTGGACAGGTGCAGGCAGATCGCGGCGCGGGCGGCGTCCGGGTCCTGGCGGCGGATGGCGTTGAGGATCGCCTCGTGCTCCAGGTTGGCCAGGTACGCCTGGCGCGCCAGCCTTGCGCCTTCGCGCTCGGCCAGGGCCAGGCGGTTGCGCGGGATCAGGCCGTTACCCAACTGGCCCATCATTTCGCTGAAATACAGGTTGCCGGTGGCCTCGGCAATCAACAGGTGAAAGCGCCGGTCGGCTTCGATGCAGCTGTCACCGGCGGCGGCCAGGTCCTGGTAGTCGTCCAGCGCCTGGCGCATGCGCGCCAGGTGCTCATCGCTGCGGCGCAAGGCAGCCAAGGCGGCGGCCTGGCCTTCGAGGCCGATGCGCAGCTCCAGCAGGTCGCGCACGCTGGCGGCGTTTTCTGCCCCCACCCGCAGGCCGGCCTGGGCCTGGCGCTCGATCACGAAGGTGCCGATGCCGTGGCGCGGCTCCACCAGCCCCGAGGCCTGCAATTTCGACAACGCCTCGCGCACCACGGTGCGGCTGACCCCGTGCTCGCGCACCAGGGTGTTCTCTGACGGCAAGCGGTCCCCGGTCTTGAAGGTGCCCAGCAGAATCTGCTGGGTCAGGCTCGACACCAGGTCATGGGCACGGCTGTGGCTGCGTTTGCGTTCGGTCATGGGGCGGCACCTGATTGCGTCAACTTGTATGACAAGTTAATCGATAAAACTTTTTTTTGCCCGTGATTTCTCTGCGACGGATATTCATGATCTGCGCGTTATTAGAGTGATCGCGTATTTTGTATGTTTTATCTGCTTGTATTTTGCTTTTTATCGGCCAGTTGCACTCTTGTCGTACAACTTCGCCGGGCCTATGCTGCGTCCCACTGCCCTGTCAGACAACCGACCCGCACAAAAACAATTAGTGGGAGATTCACCTGTGAACCACACCCTCGATCCGTCCGCCGCAAGCGCTGGCGACGCACTGGCCAGTGCCGTGGCCAAGGTCAAGCGCCACGTGCTGCCGCTGTTCGTCATCATGTTCATCGTCAACTACCTTGACCGCGTCAATATCGGCTTCGTGCGCCCACACCTGGAAAGCGACCTGGGCATCAGCGCGGCGGCCTACGGTTTTGGCGCCGGCCTGTTCTTCATCGGCTACGCGCTGTTCGAAGTGCCCTCCAACATGCTGCTGCAACGGGTCGGCGCACGGCTGTGGCTGACCCGCATCATGTTCACCTGGGGCCTGGTGGCCACCGCCATGGCCTTCGTGCAGAACGAAACCCAGTTCTACGTGCTGCGCTTTCTGCTGGGCGTGGCCGAGGCCGGGTTCTTCCCCGGGGTGATCTACTACTTCACCCGCTGGCTGCCGGCGGCCGAGCGCGGCAAGGCGATTGCCATCTTCCTCAGCGGCTCGGCGCTGGCGTCGTTGATTTCCGGCCCGCTGGCCGGGGCGCTGATGCAGATCCAGGGCCTGGGCATGCACGGCTGGCAATGGATGCTGTTCATCGAAGGCATGGCCTCGGTGAGCCTGTGCTTCTTCGTGTTCTTCTGGCTCGATTCCAAGCCCCAGGATGCCAAGTGGCTGAGCCAGGCCGAGCAGGACGCGCTGGTTGCAACCATCGACCGCGAGCAGCGTGAGCGCGAGGCTTCGGGCGCGGTGAAACCTTCGGCCTGGAGCCTGCTCAAGGACCGCCAGATCGTACTGTTCTGCCTGATCTACTTCTGCATCCAGCTGACCATCTACGCGGCGACCTTCTGGCTGCCGAGCATCATCAAGCGCATGGGCGATTTGAGCGAAATCCAGGTGGGCTTCTTCAACTCCATCCCCTGGCTGATCTCGATCATCGCCATGTACGCCTTCGCTGCGGGCTCGGCGCGCTTCAAGTTCCAGCAGGCCTGGGTGGCCGGTGCGCTGGTGATCGCGGCCATCGGCATGTTCATGTCCACCACTGGCGGGCCGGTGTTCGCCTTTGTCGCCACCTGCTTTGCGGCCATCGGCTTCAAGTCGGCCTCGTCGCTGTTCTGGCCGATCCCCCAGGGCTACCTGGATGCACGCATCGCTGCGGCGGTGATTGCGCTGATCAACTCGGTGGGCAACCTCGGCGGTTTTGTTGCGCCCACCACCTTCGGCCTGCTGGAGCAGCAGACCGGGTCGATCCAGGGCGGCCTGTACGGCCTGGCCGTGACCTCGGTGCTGGCCGCCATCGCCATCTTCTTCGTGCGCACCCGCCCCAAGGGCGCCACTACTGATGCGCCCAAGGCCCCCACGGCCCTGGGCCAGCCCCACTGACCCCTGCGAGAGAACAATCATGACTATGCAGACGACCCCAGCCGTTCACGCCAGCACCCCGGTGGTCACCGACCTGCGGGTAATCCCGGTGGCCGGCCACGACAGCATGCTGCTCAACCTCAGCGGCGCCCACGGCCCGTACTTCACCCGCAACGTGGTGGTGCTGCGCGACAGCGCCGGCAACACCGGCCTGGGCGAGGTGCCGGGCGGCGAGAAGATTCGCCAAACCCTGGAAGACGCCCGCAGCCTGGTGGTCGGCCAGCCCATCGGCCACTACCAGCGCGTGCTCAACGCCATGCGCCAGACCTTCGCCAACCGCGACAGCGCCGGGCGCGGGCTGCAGACCTTCGACCTGCGCATCACCGTGCATGCGGTAACGGCCATCGAGGCTGCGCTGCTCGACTTGCTCGG is part of the Pseudomonas fakonensis genome and harbors:
- a CDS encoding TIGR03862 family flavoprotein, with translation MSESHSTARPLVAVIGGGPAGLMAAEALARRGVAVQVFDAMPSVGRKFLLAGVGGMNITHSEPYPAFVSRYGARQGEVEALLQGFDADALRQWIHGLGIETFVGTSGRVFPRDMKAAPLLRAWLKRLRDSGVVIHTRHRWLGWNADGSLQISYPQGELSVQADAVVLALGGGSWARLGSDGAWVPLLNQRGVDISPLLASNCGFEVQGWSAVLTDKFAGAPLKNIALAVPGAAMRKGEFILTAQGVEGSLVYAWSAALRDAINRDGHATLLLDLLPDKPVDKIAQALAKPRGSRSMAKHLHSQLGLDGVKAALLRELTDPATFAEPARLAAAIKALPIELVRTRPLDEAISSAGGVRFEGLDQGLMVRGLPGVFCAGEMLDWEAPTGGYLLTACFASGLKAGLAAADWLAGKA
- a CDS encoding histone deacetylase family protein; the protein is MPLPLIYHDDYSPEFPADHRFPMDKFRLLRDHLVQSGLTTDAALLRPEICPNDILALAHERSYIERYMNGDLSREDQRRLGLPWSEALARRTVRAVGGSLLCAEMALQHGIACHLAGGTHHAHYDHPAGFCIFNDLAVISRYLLEAGRVHRVLIFDCDVHQGDGTARILHDTPEAITVSLHCEQNFPARKAQSDWDIPLPRGMNDSAYLKVVDDALNYLLPLYQPDLVLYDAGVDVHKDDALGYLNLTDQGLAERDERVMRQCLGRDIPVVGVIGGGYSKDRQALARRHGILHHSAARVIGCSQ
- a CDS encoding histidine phosphatase family protein, which translates into the protein MLSNTLDNPASQARLRRPLARLATGSAIGVLVVLTALAAWLATRTHIVDLGNEQQLSNSGLLQAWQDGAVLVMIRHAERCDSAPGPCLNDSTGITVAGSEAATRVGQGLQRLGLAEADMLVSPKLRTRQTAHYLLGQEVATADWLETCDKQFAGEALARKRPGHNLVLVTHNGCIDHFQRQQHVPGGERESGYASALFVSVDGNGKARILGRMNEPEWQRVLASTGR
- a CDS encoding GNAT family N-acetyltransferase, whose product is MTPIPALESARLVLRQWHDDDLREFAAMCADPQVMRYFPAPMTRLETAALMGRIRGHFNEYGYGLWALERKDSGAFIGMTGLLNVNFDAPFGPAVEIGWRLARRHWGLGFASEAAWTCLRCAFAQLRLEEVVSFTTESNLPSQKVMQAIGMVQDLDGSFEHPRLPEGDPLRPHVLYRIDRARWESTLRG
- the tesB gene encoding acyl-CoA thioesterase II, producing the protein MSHVLDDLVDLLSLESIEENLFRGRSQDLGFRQLYGGQVLGQSLSAASQTVEDARHVHSLHGYFLRPGDASMPVVYSVDRVRDGGSFSTRRVTAIQKGQPIFTCSASFQYDEEGFAHQAQMPDVVGPENLPSEVELARNMAERLPERIRDKVLCAKPIEIRPVTERDPFDPKPGDPVKYAWFRADGSLPDIPALHKYLLAYASDFGLLTTSLLPHGKSVWQKDMQIASLDHSLWFHQNLRADEWLLYATDSPWAGNARGFCRGNIYNRAGQLVASSTQEGLIRHRKDWA
- a CDS encoding HAD family hydrolase, with translation MNLAAIRHWVFDMDGTLTVAVHDFAAIREALEIPAEHDILTHLAALPAQEAAAKHAWLLEHERDLAIASKAAEGAVELVRELAARGCRLAILTRNARELAHVTLEAIGLADCFPVEHILGRDEAAPKPNPDGLLQIAQAWGVAPAELVMVGDYRFDLDCGRAAGTRTVLVNLPDNPWPALADWHAADCRALKKLLG
- a CDS encoding ABC transporter substrate-binding protein produces the protein MRFIPPSWRRLLPVVLTLTAWLGLAPSASAVQVTDVLGRTVEMAHAPQRIVLGEGRLFFALALLDRDNPFQRVVGWQNDMRLLDPHTYDVYAKLYPQVAKLPLIGQASEQSVSAEQILALKPDLAIFSIAGEGPTQHSPVADLLAKAGVPVLFIDFRVHPIDNTRVSMQALGKLLGREQQAQEYLSLYDQHLKRVTDQVAGLPDSQRPKVFLELLAGVWQAPGHTTGKSGLGSVVEAVGGHNIGADVVPGALGDVSVEYVLQADPDVYIATGNRAPGVLLGAGVSQDTARQSLAKITARPEFAPLRPIQAGQAHGLWHDFYNSPFNILAIEAMARWVHPERFKDLDPKATMAEINQLLKVGLDGQYWVTAK
- a CDS encoding FecCD family ABC transporter permease, which translates into the protein MAREGVALAAWRYRRLLWRRALLVAVLAALLLLSVLGDLASGASGMGLGQLLHGVFDPATLSATDRVIIWNVRLPYALMAVLVGAALALAGAEMQAILDNPLASPFTLGVSSSAALGASLAIAYPVSVAWLAPSVQVTLMAFAFACLSVVLLQAMARLRGAGVQSLVLFGIALVFSCNAVVSLLQLLATEDVLQQLVFWTLGSLARADWNKLTLLAGVLAVVVPFSLRAAPAMTLLRMGEERARSFGVDTRRLRLASLLRISLLSATAVAFVGTIGFVGLVGPHIARLLVGEDQRFLLPASALVGALLLSLSSIASKLILPGVIVPVGIVTALVGVPVFVALVFRRGRNL
- a CDS encoding ABC transporter ATP-binding protein, which encodes MSLLIDQLSVAYGTRQILHGVSLPALPAGSLVALVGPNGAGKSTLLRALAGLERMKGSLSLDGEDVTRLGFAERSRRLAYMPQQLPPGIALGVLESILAGLRVAGVEKPLEVAFEALRRLGIEYLAEYPLGSLSGGQRQLVALAQLLARNPRVLLLDEPTSALDLHYQLRVMDAVRERVQAHRLLAVAVLHDINLAASHADWLVVLSEGRVVASGAPEQVLEPELLAKVYGVAARVERCSRGRLQVLVDSALA
- a CDS encoding FadR/GntR family transcriptional regulator codes for the protein MTERKRSHSRAHDLVSSLTQQILLGTFKTGDRLPSENTLVREHGVSRTVVREALSKLQASGLVEPRHGIGTFVIERQAQAGLRVGAENAASVRDLLELRIGLEGQAAALAALRRSDEHLARMRQALDDYQDLAAAGDSCIEADRRFHLLIAEATGNLYFSEMMGQLGNGLIPRNRLALAEREGARLARQAYLANLEHEAILNAIRRQDPDAARAAICLHLSNSRDRLVPD